The proteins below come from a single Eucalyptus grandis isolate ANBG69807.140 chromosome 3, ASM1654582v1, whole genome shotgun sequence genomic window:
- the LOC120291500 gene encoding disease resistance protein TAO1-like — MVPNELATLPNLTFLRVKGIDFSGNFKNVVSKLCWLSWEVTHNEFYAENFHFAGLVVLDLSRSNIKDDWGGWSQFQMTKKLKVLDLSCCACLTRTPDFSNFLSLEILRLDWCIRLTTISIGKLEHLKTLSTKGCRNLGALPPEVASLPSLTQIARYAPYLERVQMDASLIGLKEV; from the exons ATGGTACCTAACGAATTAGCTACTTTGCCAAATCTAACGTTCCTTCGAGTTAAAGGCATTGATTTTTCTGGCAACTTCAAGAATGTTGTTTCGAAGCTATGTTGGCTTTCTTGGGAAGTGACACATAATGAATTTTATGCggagaattttcattttgctgGCTTAGTCGTGCTAGACCTTTCAAGGAGCAATATCAAAGATGACTGGGGTGGATGGAGCCAATTCCAG ATGACTAAGAAACTGAAAGTTTTGGATCTATCGTGTTGCGCATGTTTGACGAGGACGCCTGACTTCTCTAACTTCTTGTCTTTGGAGATCTTAAGACTTGATTGGTGTATCAGGTTGACCACAATCTCCATCGGTAAGCTTGAACACCTGAAAACTTTGAGTACAAAGGGGTGTAGAAATCTTGGGGCGTTGCCCCCAGAAGTTGCTTCTCTACCTTCTTTGACGCAGATTGCAAGGTACGCTCCATACTTGGAAAGGGTGCAGATGGACGCAAGTTTGATAGGTTTGAAAGAAGTATAA